CTaagtaacataatttttaaacttaaggtaacagatattttataaaaacaattgtatacctataccagtCAAAAGTctacaaactattataatatggcaataatatttatattgataaacaaaaatattagtagtttattaggatatcttttttttttatttatgaaaatatatcaactgCATTATCTATAAGTCAATTTTACCTTATTCATCAATTACTCTATTACTTTTACATAGGTATACgatgtatttacaaattaatattatcttaaattataatatattttttttattgcttgcttaccggctcaagttttgtctgtttattaaaCTTACctgaaattattttcaatttttgagcAGTTTGCGGTGAGCTTATATTTTTACcacacattaatttttttaagtcatattTTGCCTTTAATGTAAACACTAAACACCGCgtcatgaaaaaaataaattttaatttaagtagaaTAAGGAactcaactaaattaacacaGTACGCAGAATAGTTGAATCATCATACACGACTCACTGTCGCAGTGTCGCAAGTTAACTGAAGTCCGTGGTCAATGATAATTAAAAAGAGTGCcaatcggttgttgtttttagaatttgtattgattttagattttagaaattaaactatacctacgagattatgatactaattattattattactgtgcatacaacaatattatgttaattttccTTCaaaaacacactcacacaaacaaacatacataaatagtaaataaattacaatacatagGTACCCCCCATACATACAATGTAAACATATACAGAatcaataataacgattttgataaatatattgtaattcaaataaaatatgtagatatcgattttaatatagtaatttatcacATTGTCAGTAGGTATATAGCCTATATCTACGATTATTTACCATAggtagtagataataattatgtttgtacaacaataattataaatagttaattactACTAAATGGAAtaacataagtacctataatattgttcaatattcaGGTTTTTTCAATTAAGTTCCTACTTTGAGATGaatattaataagaaattattggtaagtataggtacctcagGTACCaacttaatttttcaaataataggtaggtaagtaagAATATTCGTctgtattaaatacaaatatatacaatgtacctaattgtgtataaagagtttaaactttaaattcatatttttctcgcattacctaatttatataaaaactgaataaatgttaaaaaaacttCGGCCTTTGGGATtggaatgtttttataatacatttgaaaataataaaggtaAATGGTAATGATACATTTTCGAATTTGTTGAATGATTTTGAGCAAAAATCAGTAATAGCAAGGTACTTATCTGATTTGTTTTAatgtctttaatatttatctgtAGTGTGTATGTGCTTTAGCTTTgggaaaatactataaaaatcaattacttcttcccaaaataatatacaaaaaaatttagtatttaaaaaacatattaaaacctTTACTCGGCATTCAAAATCAATATATGAACTATctgtataacaataatgaaaacgtttttaattttattatttaaatgataaaaaacaaaatccatgaatttaaaaccatcatattataaaaacgtctTTATACATCTACTTCACTTTACATGTAAAATTctacaaaaaaatcatcattGTCAATATTAatgttcttttataatattttatgcacatataaaaaaaatgtatcgttaTAGGCGCAATTTATGACAACTGATTTTTTTtgcgtggggggggggggcggctaaatttataaaatcaatacagactcgcataatttttttaataggtaggtgggtttaagaatgaatatatttaaaaacttaggggGCTTAAAAAAAACTAGGGGGCTAAGCCTCCCCTAGAccccccaaattgcgcctatgtgtATAGTATCCGTTtgtaatgcttataaaaaaaattgtgactaaggatttttaatatttttcaaatgtcattgtaacaatatagtaggagccttgtattaaattttcaagcttttttacccagcaaataaagttttattgacatttatagaaaaaagactaacaaaattggaaactgaaaattttccttaacaattcaaaacaaatctaaatattttgaaaatgttatcatgtatagaaaatgcaaatataaacaaccagtgaaaatgtcatgtatctacggtcatttgttttaaagttacaccaaaaaccagtcaattttgtgtaaaaattcccgttttccttaatttttcttttgtttttcatggcgcttttgaaaattactgagaattttaaattttgacctccccaatgcaccaacaatattcactttcccatcgaacaagatactgaagtcgaaaatcgaaccattatttcgactacctagcgtgtacacacacacaaaaaaaagtgTTCCCACCTCTATCAAAAAGAAAAGGTTCACTGGAAAGTTACGCTATTTGAAGCCATTTTTGTGATTCTGAGGaactttgtcaacatttgaactttaagtgCTTATAAAAAGTAAGGGCCAACgaatctttaataatttttaactgattttatagtaagaaataaattatgaagaaCTATTGGTATTTCGTATTAAATTCTTAAGTTTTTTGATTGagcgaaaaattatttatcaacaataatagaaattaaaaataaaaatatcgacaTTTTATGCCTAAAAATAGCATATAAagagtcaaaatgttttgaaaatgttatggtgtataaaaaatgctattaccaatttaactttttttttttttgttaaaggtggacaaacttatgaggaattttgtattacattttctaatcctagataaaaaacaaaaattcttatacatttctaacatctgattcacaataatttgcaaattatcaaaattctaactttagacacgctcataaaaaattattgtgaatttacATTAAGGTTTTTCTGTAAATTACATAAGTCACAAATAACAagttatgaggaaccttgtattcaattttttaaacgggcaaaatatcttcaataactacaaaaaaataactaatgaaAAACGAAAGTCTTATGCCTGTAAATAGCTGTCAAGCTGTCATCCATCCAAGTACTAACTACGCTTGACATTTCTAAAAGTTAGGCaacttaatgaaaataattaatattgtggcaagttaagttaattcaattaaattgccttcagttaaaagttgtcaaaaaaaatttaacaatataagtttaaagttaagatagaaaataaaatttacttaacttagttaacatttttttttcatttatgtaACATTTCAATgtggtattaaaatatgtaatgaagtacaatttaaatatggtAACTATTATAGGCATAAGATACCTGtaggtttttaattatacagtTTTAGAACAAGgctatttgttgatgaatattttattagtgtttCTCTATAATTTCatagtgttaatacttttaatagaCTGATCATTAGATAGGTCATAGGTACCAAACACCAATAATACGTTTGACTTACAATAACTTATAGGCAGGTATAGATGCAGTGTATTTAAaaaggtactaaaaaaaaatttataaaggtacatgatttttgtttctaatttaattatcaaagttattttattgatttcatgTCATCATCAACCATAATATCTAATTAGTATCTATCACAGGCAATAGTCTTACATAGACCTCTTTTTCAGGACACCGccatctgaatattatattattacctaagaattaataactatgaattatgatagaaaaataaacacaaatgtTTTACAgattgtttgatttaaaaatcaacttgtttacttaataatttaaggaAAGATAAAAATCATGAGATCAAATAGAAATATCTATGATGAacctataactaaaataaatcattCAGTATCTCCATTATCTCtttattaaatgattatattaaatcaatctaaattattattttcagagtttagatagtattacattttgaaggtacaaaataatgacaaatgaatatattaaaaatgtaataaataatataatcagttgtatacttttatatttcatttactCTTATAATAGAaagtatgattttatttaatatttttataaatataaaattatgtatttactcaattttagaatattatacaaagtatttttattcaatcagTTGTTTGTGTTCATAGCTTTGGTCATATACAATTTAGCCAAAGACTGAGTAGAAAATTTAGCTATTTCTTCAGCATATGAATCAACTTGAGTAGCCATTAACATGGGTGGTAATCTAGGAGGTACTGGTAATGctctaaatattttagttatgtcTTCTTCAGGTAATGGTGGCTCTTCTTTCGCTGCTCGTGCTTGATTTTCTATagcctatttaaaataaaaaaatttttagaatttacacTGTTCTTACTtagatattgaaaatattactcgTTTCTGTAAGTAACGGTGTTTATCCGTAGCTTGACGAACAACTGCTTGTTGGTAACGATTGAATTTAATGGCTTCTTGATTTAGATCATCTACTCGGTCCATTAAATGACGCAATTGCCCTTCCAAAACAGTactacaataacataataatgtgttatttatgttaactcatacaaattattgaatcatattatattatttacgcagTGCCAATATCCAAATGCTCAGAGCCTTCTTCAaccttaattttaaaacttagttCTGAGAGAAGTATGTTAGTCaatgttgaatttttaataacaactgGAACTTTCACTAATAAATGATCATAACCAACTTTTAATGATTTCAATGTATCTGGCAGAAAATCATTTTCTTTAAACATAGTTAAAGCCTGAGGTGTAAGACGGTAAGCACTTAAAGACAAAAACCCACGATTGGTTTTGGGAGCATctgaaacaaaaatgttttattaattaataattattaatatacctacctaaatattaaattgggaTATATACATTATCTCCAAAAATGCCTATTTTAACAGTTAGGATATTTTTTTACCAAGAGAGCACACATTTATCaaccattatattaaaaaaaaaaattaaagaaaaatgtaattgtttgtttatatttggaaataaaacaaaatttggtaGTAAAATGTTGtctgaaatacaaaatattttaataatattgagatgaaaaatatattaataggtttAAATACTCaacataaattgaaaattaattttaaaatttcacaaTATTGCTTGAGAAAAATGCTTAATACTTGTGAAAAACAGAGTTCCGCTTAAGAGGAGTAAGAGTGAATAAAATACACTAAAttcttaaaattcaatatttcaatatacctatctatttgtGCATAATACAAACCAATAACACTTACCGAAAATTAAAACGACAGACTCTTCTATACTAGTCTGGTAATGAAATTGTGATTCCAACAATGGCAAACTCAAAAAATTTCCAACGTCAGAACTTTGATACCATCCAACATGATAATGATCAACATTAACTTGACGAAGACTTTTCATCATATCCAGttgatatttttctataaaataaaacaaatattaaggttttttttagtATGACTTGTATAATCAGTCTATTACGTTTGTTCCATAGTTTTGGACATTTtcatttaagttataattaaagacctgatttatattcttttaaaatacctaaaatatgatgctaatattctctaaaaaaactttaaaatattcttattatattctcttaaaaattttaaaaatatgctaaaatatgcatttttaaattttttttccaacattattttaatagtgaggtattaattaggtttaaaaagttgcgtattctaatggaatactattgcactttagtaagttggaaatgataaaaaaaaaaaattgtaaatgttcaaaaacattttttctatgtaccgtaatattaataattcaaaataaatacaatttttttctcacaatttaggaaatattccaaaatatgctaaatgggttaaaaattctcaaatatgcaaaaaaaacttttttctatgcattcGGAATTGAACAAAccgtccacattttttactctcataagactgcatagacccagtaacgatatgtgAAAACATATAAATCTGGTtctaagttataattataatagaaaatatagatTACACAactgcaaaaatataattaagtattatcattattaatttagtagACATATTTGGCTGAAAGTTTCATACTCATATATATCTATCACTTatttagttgtatattttgaacattgaGATGAGtgtttgaattatttgaattagtTCACATTTTTTACTGAAgtataaattgatttataaatcacattgtttaaaacttaaatgcAACCAAATCGTTTTGATCTTGTGTCACAACCGATCTAGtagaacaaatataatttaggtacctatctaccaacaattttaattttacaaagtgTTTAAATCTATTTAGACTACAATGAACTCATACcgtaattattatgcataaaatatcCCTTAAAATATACAGTGTGGTTAAATGAAAATTAGCTTGTACTctattatactaggtactacTTTCACTAAGTACTATTAATATCACAAATTACATAACAAGCAACTGACCATCATTGATAGATTCATCGACACTTTTCGGGAAGGCGAAACAATTGGTGATCTCGAGACGGTCTTCGACGACCAGACCCAAAAGTGCTCCTTGAGCGATGATCACGTCACTGGCACACTCTTCATGGCAGTGTTTAGCAATTTTCATCAACGCCTGCAGTCAAAAATTTTAGCACCCGACACCGGTCGCCGTTTGggcttattaataatatatttttaaaataatcaaaatctatgGGCATTGAACATGCATTATTACTCACCAGTCCTTCGACCTGCACGTATTTGACGGCTGAATATGATTCTTTGCCTTTCGGATCGAATCGTCTGGACGCCATTGTATGCGTTATGTTTGATCGCCACAGATAGATTTCTAAACCAAACGAAACACTTAATAGGACAAGGAATTCCAGagagtaagtactaagtagtgtTAGTGTACTAGAGTAGTAGGCCGCGTAGGTACTACGGAATCGGTGGGGACTGAGGGGTGATTGAGTGATTCGGTGATCGGTACTTGGGCAGTGTCGGCGACGCGTGATTTTTTCATCAGTCTGAAGTTGGCAACAGCGAATTAATCCAAATCAAACCACGTTTCCAGTGGTTCTTAACGTGTTTACGTCATAAATCTTAATTCGTGGTTTACgtcatgaactaagatagtataCTATCATGGTTTACTTTCCAAGATAAGATCCTTATCTATGATAAGACCACAGAATagataaaatttcaattttcatttctaTTCAGTGAAATGTGATACTTTGACGGCTAGACCTtgttatgaaaaatgaatactataaagaaaaaaaaattctagattAGACCACGtccttttatttattaaactatagtagttttttatatatgtaGAGTAGTACTGTAGTAGCATAGTGTAGTAATTCCAATTTTCCATTATAACGATTCAGTATTGGTACTTGCAAAACAAGACTAGTAAGTACAAGACTGTTCTCATCATGGCTAAATGATTTGTTTAGCCATGGCTCATGATTCATCTTCTTCTCGTGTAGAGTTAAAATTGCCAATAATcataattagttataaagtaggtaacatattatatataaataattaaacaaataaatgatgATGCTTATTAGTCTATATGCTAGTCTTCAGACTACTCAAAAGTCTGAGTCTCAgacttataaactaaatattctCTTTTTGTTCAATGTTGTTGGGTTGAGCGTTTAAAGTTGGCTTACAAACTTATTCGGTGGGTCTCAATAAAATGAATTGAGCTTGTTTTAATACCGGGTCcctttaaactaaaaaaaaatctttcttCCCATTTTCATAGACTtgtgtaacaaaaatataaacaggtATGATTTAGACTGAGCAAAGCTTAAAgcaatattgattttacaaagcttttactttttttcttgtggtcAGTTATTATCTTTTGAAGCAGTAATAACACatagatttttttaactcaatataTTTTCTGGTAGGGAAGTGTatgtagttggtactttgggtagGAGGGAGGGgggtcaaatataaaaaatgtccagttcttaataatttgataaaaggAGAAATATCATGACAATAGTAGTCAAAAACCCTAATGgctgaaaaacaattattatatttcaattttcagccaataaggttttatttttgtataaaaatttcatTGACACAGAATACAGAATAATTTTATACCGGGCAGTTCAATGTTCTAAAGGCATTGGTTGGTACGGATCGACCACCTACCTgcatatctataaatatttaaacatttatagttattagttgtcAGTAATTACTAACTAATAACCATggataaacaattaatttagtatGTCTAACTACAATGGATTAAGATAAATTTTATCTTGGTCCATTGCTATATGTATCAACTACGACCAACAACTATTGCTGCATCATAGGCcagtataattgaaatatttatatattatatattttagtctgtggtaggtattaggtatttgtTTGGAGCTACTGTAAGGTGTATTTATCAACAGGAACAAATTAATCAACaacttaaacaaaaacaattgttatttttaaaaaatatattcgattAAAGCTTAAAagagtaactataataattaacaggTGATGATATtgtaaccaatttttttaaattaataaattgatcaTAATGTGATGTAAAAGTAAATGCTAGAAATTGTTTGAAATACATAAATCACTATGAACAatcatatagatacatatttcTTAAGGAATACTTTATAACTTATTCTTTAACATTCTTTGTTTAAAATAGTTAGCAATAGAATTTTGAAAGTCATCTGAATTGAATCTTTCTATCAGTCTTTCAATCTCTCTATCATTAGCTTTGTGCAGTTCATCTTTAGAGATCACACCATTCAGCATCATTGATTTTGTGTACACTATAGGCTGTAAAGttcattgaaattaaaaaaattaaaactactcAACAATATGACAGTTGAcagatataatttttgaaaaaagggtaagaaaataattttaccaatttATACAAAGCTATTTcagttgtgatttttttaattaattgatttcttCCATTAATTCCGTCATTGATAATTTCATTGACCAAGCCAATCTTCTGTGCATCAATAGCATTCAATGTCTTACCAGAGTACAAAAATTCAGTggcctaaatagtaaatacatgtAAGTAATATTCAATAGGGGTAATGAATAAGTAGACGGCCAGCGCTATGGTATAAGGTTTTTATAGGGAAATGTAATGATTGAGGGCTTTTCAAATTCTAGTGGCTTAATTACTTGACTATCACAAATACACGGTTTACCACTTGACAAACATACTATAAGGGgtgcaaaaattaaatattttaaaaataggaaaacaaattgaaaataactGGCATTGATAAAATgcctttttataataattagaatacACAGTGGCGTATCAGGGCGGTTTGGGGATTGTAACCACTTCCTTCCAAAAATTGTTAAACGATAACAACgttatcattaataaaatattttcaaataaattataacccttcccaaaaaaaaattctggataCACCACTGAGAATACATGTCATATCATCATGTTTGTGCATAATACTCACTTACATAGTGTACAAAACTATCAATATGTTggtaaaagatttttaattttataagtaagggcacaatttaagatatatcttaaatcgtgag
The Metopolophium dirhodum isolate CAU chromosome 7, ASM1992520v1, whole genome shotgun sequence DNA segment above includes these coding regions:
- the LOC132949226 gene encoding eukaryotic translation initiation factor 3 subunit H, producing MASRRFDPKGKESYSAVKYVQVEGLALMKIAKHCHEECASDVIIAQGALLGLVVEDRLEITNCFAFPKSVDESINDEKYQLDMMKSLRQVNVDHYHVGWYQSSDVGNFLSLPLLESQFHYQTSIEESVVLIFDAPKTNRGFLSLSAYRLTPQALTMFKENDFLPDTLKSLKVGYDHLLVKVPVVIKNSTLTNILLSELSFKIKVEEGSEHLDIGTATVLEGQLRHLMDRVDDLNQEAIKFNRYQQAVVRQATDKHRYLQKRAIENQARAAKEEPPLPEEDITKIFRALPVPPRLPPMLMATQVDSYAEEIAKFSTQSLAKLYMTKAMNTNN